In Devosia sp. 1566, a single genomic region encodes these proteins:
- a CDS encoding TerB family tellurite resistance protein, whose translation MFDALTRLFAKPETAMDEHDPQLAAAALLVHLASVDGQMKPEEQQAIKTALMSHYQLDEAAVDKLVRQGAMRDAEAVDFYRFTSALTALELEDRIAIIRMMWEVVFADGKNHELEDNMVWRIAELIGVPSRERTVLRNQIGKSRSS comes from the coding sequence ATGTTCGACGCCCTTACTCGCTTGTTTGCAAAACCGGAAACGGCAATGGACGAGCATGATCCGCAACTGGCGGCAGCAGCCCTCCTGGTGCATCTGGCATCGGTGGACGGGCAGATGAAGCCCGAAGAGCAGCAGGCCATCAAGACTGCGCTGATGAGCCACTACCAACTCGATGAAGCGGCTGTGGATAAACTGGTGCGGCAAGGCGCCATGCGCGATGCCGAGGCGGTGGATTTCTACCGCTTTACCTCGGCCCTGACCGCGCTGGAGCTCGAGGATCGCATCGCCATCATCCGCATGATGTGGGAAGTGGTGTTTGCCGATGGCAAGAATCACGAACTTGAGGACAACATGGTCTGGCGCATTGCCGAGTTGATCGGCGTACCTTCGCGCGAACGCACCGTGCTGCGCAACCAGATCGGCAAATCTCGATCCTCTTGA
- a CDS encoding universal stress protein: protein MFNNILIATDGSELGDKALAAALNLGKGSGGKVTVLTVTDPVTTMVGGTGGFGQIDAGPLITQLEDGYRERAGKVLAAAQEQAQALGMAAETLHLPDHLAADGIIETAEQQGSDLIVMGSHGRRGLGRLLLGSQAAEVLARAKVPVLVVK, encoded by the coding sequence ATGTTCAACAACATCCTCATCGCCACCGACGGCTCCGAACTGGGCGACAAGGCCCTCGCTGCGGCGCTCAACCTAGGCAAGGGCAGTGGCGGAAAGGTGACCGTTTTGACCGTGACGGATCCGGTGACCACCATGGTCGGGGGCACGGGTGGATTTGGCCAGATCGATGCGGGGCCGCTGATCACCCAGCTCGAGGATGGCTATCGCGAACGTGCCGGCAAGGTGCTGGCGGCGGCCCAGGAGCAGGCGCAAGCCCTTGGAATGGCTGCGGAAACGCTGCACCTGCCCGACCATCTGGCGGCTGACGGCATCATCGAAACGGCCGAGCAGCAGGGAAGTGATCTGATCGTGATGGGCTCGCATGGGCGGCGGGGACTGGGGCGATTATTGCTGGGCAGCCAGGCGGCCGAGGTGCTGGCCCGCGCCAAAGTGCCGGTTTTGGTGGTGAAATAA
- the ppa gene encoding inorganic diphosphatase → MNIDAIPIGKNPPEDLNVIIEVPLGGEPIKYEIDKASGALFVDRFLYTPMRYPGNYGFVPHTLCGDGDPLDVIVMNSRPLVPGAVVRSRPVGVLFMEDDGGQDEKIIAVPVSKLTRMYDNILDIEDFPEIQLERVKHFFTHYKDLEPGKWAKIDRIGNLADARKVILDSIEMAKGAQ, encoded by the coding sequence ATGAACATCGACGCCATTCCAATCGGCAAGAACCCGCCCGAAGACCTCAATGTGATCATCGAAGTGCCTTTGGGCGGCGAGCCGATCAAGTACGAAATCGACAAGGCCTCGGGCGCGTTGTTCGTGGATCGGTTCCTCTACACCCCAATGCGCTATCCCGGCAATTACGGCTTTGTGCCCCATACGCTGTGTGGCGATGGCGACCCGCTCGATGTGATCGTGATGAATTCGCGCCCGCTGGTGCCCGGCGCCGTGGTGCGCTCGCGCCCGGTCGGCGTGTTGTTCATGGAAGACGATGGCGGGCAGGATGAAAAGATCATCGCGGTGCCCGTATCCAAGCTAACGCGCATGTATGACAACATCCTCGATATCGAGGATTTCCCGGAAATCCAGCTTGAGCGGGTGAAGCACTTCTTCACCCACTACAAGGATCTCGAGCCCGGCAAATGGGCCAAGATCGACCGGATCGGCAATCTGGCCGATGCGCGCAAGGTGATTCTCGATTCCATCGAGATGGCCAAGGGCGCCCAATAG
- a CDS encoding serine hydrolase — protein MNRRTATLLTLGLCATPALAETASSSSPDIAAALADRLDRAGQGKGIATARLHNGEVQFAAQGVVAEGGAPVSETTIFEIGSISKLFTNLLLAQLVLDGAVSLPAPVANYLPAGTAVPSLAGREITLFDLATHSAGLPAIPPDLGVADPADPYRGYSAEQLLAFLTGYTLLREPGSQFEYSNTGAALLGLALEHTGGKPYADLVHERILEPLGMTETGLVPVDPGRFATGHDRAGNAVPHWGFDVFAPAGGYCSTAADLTRFVQAASGAVVTDLAPAFALMLAEQRPAGSPNMRIGLGWMVLNGPTGPLIWHNGITGGFNSFIGYAPESKAGAVVLANAVTQTGIEDLGFHLLEASLPLAPQPERREPVSIDPGLLPRYAGTYRLGPEFDLVVTSEGGRLFVQASGQERLEVLPQSETEFFYTVVDAQISFELNAEGQVTGLVLHQNGQDIPGKRQ, from the coding sequence ATGAACCGTCGAACTGCAACGCTGCTTACCCTGGGCCTTTGCGCCACCCCGGCGCTGGCCGAGACAGCATCATCCTCCTCGCCCGACATCGCTGCGGCTTTAGCTGACCGGCTCGATCGCGCCGGGCAAGGCAAGGGTATTGCGACGGCCCGGCTGCACAATGGCGAGGTCCAATTTGCCGCCCAGGGCGTTGTTGCCGAGGGCGGCGCGCCGGTAAGCGAAACGACGATCTTCGAGATCGGCTCGATCAGCAAGCTCTTCACCAATCTGCTGCTGGCGCAACTTGTGCTCGATGGCGCGGTGAGCCTTCCTGCACCCGTTGCCAACTACCTGCCGGCCGGCACGGCGGTACCCAGCCTTGCCGGCCGCGAGATTACCCTGTTTGATCTTGCGACGCACAGTGCGGGCCTGCCCGCCATTCCCCCCGATCTGGGCGTGGCAGATCCCGCCGATCCATATCGCGGCTACAGCGCCGAACAGCTGCTGGCGTTTCTGACGGGCTACACGCTGCTCCGGGAACCGGGCAGCCAATTTGAATATTCCAATACTGGGGCGGCGCTCCTCGGACTGGCGCTCGAGCATACCGGGGGGAAACCCTACGCCGATCTTGTGCACGAGCGCATTCTTGAGCCCTTGGGCATGACCGAGACTGGCCTTGTGCCCGTCGATCCCGGGCGGTTTGCCACCGGGCATGACCGGGCCGGCAATGCGGTACCCCATTGGGGCTTTGACGTGTTTGCCCCGGCGGGTGGTTATTGCTCCACCGCCGCCGATCTCACTCGCTTCGTCCAAGCCGCCAGCGGCGCTGTGGTGACCGATCTCGCTCCAGCCTTCGCGCTGATGCTGGCCGAGCAACGACCGGCTGGTTCGCCCAATATGCGCATTGGGCTGGGCTGGATGGTGCTTAATGGCCCAACCGGCCCACTGATCTGGCACAATGGCATCACGGGGGGCTTCAACAGCTTCATCGGCTATGCGCCCGAAAGCAAAGCGGGCGCGGTGGTGCTGGCCAATGCGGTGACGCAAACCGGGATCGAGGATTTGGGCTTTCACCTGCTCGAGGCCAGCCTGCCGCTGGCGCCACAACCAGAGCGGCGAGAGCCGGTCAGCATCGATCCAGGGCTGCTGCCGCGCTATGCCGGCACTTATCGGCTGGGGCCCGAATTCGACCTGGTGGTCACGAGCGAAGGGGGGCGGCTGTTCGTGCAGGCGAGCGGGCAAGAGCGGCTGGAAGTGCTGCCGCAAAGCGAAACCGAGTTCTTTTACACCGTGGTCGACGCCCAGATCAGCTTCGAGCTCAATGCCGAGGGGCAGGTCACCGGGCTCGTGCTGCACCAGAATGGCCAGGATATTCCCGGCAAGCGGCAATGA
- a CDS encoding chloramphenicol phosphotransferase has product MSGRVVILNGAPRSGKSSIARAMQDSLPGQWINLGVDGQNATLPEVLRPGIGLRPGGERPDLEPVVVRLYHALYASIAAHAREGFDVVADVGHHDGYSAPLGILPRSARQLAGLDALLIGVRCPIETIMARRNADPQNGFYAAGPGVPAPVLRWQEAVHQPGIYDGEVDTGSMSPQDCVAVIAEALTRPKTALPQLARL; this is encoded by the coding sequence ATGAGCGGCCGGGTCGTCATCCTCAATGGCGCGCCGCGCTCGGGTAAATCGAGCATCGCCCGGGCCATGCAGGACAGCCTGCCCGGGCAGTGGATCAATCTAGGGGTGGATGGCCAGAACGCCACCCTGCCCGAAGTGCTGCGCCCGGGAATTGGGTTGCGGCCGGGCGGTGAGCGGCCCGATCTCGAGCCGGTGGTGGTCCGGCTTTATCACGCGCTTTACGCCTCGATCGCCGCGCATGCCCGCGAAGGCTTTGATGTGGTTGCGGATGTCGGGCACCACGACGGCTATTCGGCACCCCTCGGGATCCTGCCGCGCTCGGCGCGGCAGCTAGCGGGGCTCGATGCACTGCTTATAGGCGTGCGCTGCCCGATCGAGACGATCATGGCGCGCCGCAATGCCGATCCGCAAAACGGGTTCTATGCCGCGGGACCAGGTGTTCCCGCACCGGTGCTGCGCTGGCAGGAGGCGGTGCACCAGCCCGGCATCTATGATGGGGAAGTGGACACGGGCAGCATGAGCCCACAGGACTGCGTGGCCGTGATCGCGGAGGCGCTGACCCGGCCCAAAACGGCCCTGCCCCAGCTCGCCCGGCTCTAG
- a CDS encoding cytochrome b, with the protein MSLKSTPRRYGTIAILIHWITAAAIAVMLGTGLSASNASDPATEAGLLRFHAIVGVCIAVLTVFRIVWWVFFDRRPEDGASPSRLEHLAARSVHYGLYLVILVMVASGMGTLITTGGNLVLFGGGGALPDFALAPPFTVHAIVARLLLILALGHIAAALYHQFIRRDNLLARMGLGR; encoded by the coding sequence ATGTCGCTCAAGAGTACGCCGCGTCGTTATGGCACTATCGCCATCCTCATCCATTGGATCACCGCGGCGGCCATCGCCGTCATGCTGGGTACCGGCCTGTCTGCCAGCAATGCCAGTGATCCGGCGACCGAAGCGGGCTTGCTGCGCTTTCATGCCATTGTCGGGGTTTGCATCGCCGTGCTGACCGTGTTCCGCATTGTCTGGTGGGTGTTCTTCGATCGCCGGCCCGAGGACGGCGCCAGCCCCTCGCGGCTCGAGCACCTGGCGGCGCGCAGCGTGCACTATGGGCTTTACCTGGTGATCCTTGTCATGGTCGCGAGCGGCATGGGCACCCTGATCACAACCGGCGGTAATCTGGTGCTGTTTGGCGGCGGCGGTGCCTTGCCCGATTTTGCCCTGGCACCACCCTTTACCGTGCATGCCATTGTGGCACGGCTGCTGCTGATCCTGGCGCTTGGGCACATCGCCGCCGCGCTTTACCACCAGTTCATCCGCCGCGACAATTTGCTGGCCCGCATGGGGCTGGGGCGCTAG
- a CDS encoding MarR family transcriptional regulator, with protein MALSRETSAGYLANWAARLFARELDRQLQPTGIAPAYMPVMFALGDGGTLTQKELARRAAVEQPTMAATLNRMERDGFISRRPDPGDRRSALVVLTPSGLALLPEVERVVHTINALALASLSSAEQAAFFAAIGKIIAALEQQDPALAPSTA; from the coding sequence ATGGCACTGAGCCGTGAAACTTCGGCGGGGTACCTCGCCAACTGGGCCGCGCGGCTGTTTGCGCGCGAACTGGACCGGCAGTTGCAGCCCACCGGCATTGCGCCCGCCTATATGCCGGTGATGTTCGCCCTGGGCGACGGGGGAACGCTGACGCAAAAGGAACTGGCGCGCCGCGCGGCCGTGGAGCAACCAACAATGGCCGCAACGCTCAACCGCATGGAGCGCGACGGCTTCATCAGCCGCCGGCCCGACCCGGGGGACCGACGCAGCGCGCTCGTCGTGCTGACCCCTTCCGGGCTGGCCCTGCTGCCCGAGGTGGAGCGGGTGGTGCACACGATCAATGCTCTGGCCCTGGCGAGCCTTTCCAGCGCCGAACAGGCGGCGTTCTTTGCCGCAATCGGCAAGATCATCGCGGCACTGGAACAGCAGGATCCAGCCCTTGCCCCATCGACCGCCTAA
- a CDS encoding dihydrofolate reductase family protein: MRKLIAGLFYSVDGVAEAPDQFQFDSFDEELSALMDQTISSIDTVLMGRVGFEQWASYWPNASQDLDFAEFINGVPKYVASETLTPPLAWSNAELIEGDLLDFVRRLKNQPGGDIAAMGGLSLVRQLLLAGLMDELVLIMHPVIAGKGRHLFGPDDPTTRLELKNMERTSKGNAILTYSRRAD; the protein is encoded by the coding sequence ATGCGAAAACTCATAGCCGGCCTGTTTTACTCCGTGGATGGCGTCGCCGAAGCGCCTGACCAGTTCCAATTCGATAGCTTTGACGAGGAACTGAGCGCCCTGATGGACCAGACCATCAGCAGCATCGACACGGTGTTGATGGGCCGCGTCGGCTTTGAGCAATGGGCGAGCTATTGGCCCAATGCCAGCCAGGACCTCGATTTTGCCGAGTTCATCAATGGCGTGCCCAAATATGTCGCCTCCGAAACCCTGACCCCGCCGCTTGCCTGGAGCAATGCCGAGCTGATCGAGGGGGACCTCCTCGATTTCGTACGCCGGCTCAAGAACCAGCCCGGTGGCGATATCGCCGCCATGGGCGGGTTGTCGCTGGTGCGCCAGTTGCTGCTCGCGGGCCTCATGGACGAGCTGGTGCTGATCATGCACCCGGTGATTGCCGGCAAGGGGCGGCACCTGTTCGGCCCCGATGATCCGACCACCCGCCTCGAGCTCAAGAATATGGAGCGCACCAGCAAGGGCAATGCCATCCTGACCTATAGCCGGCGCGCCGATTAG
- a CDS encoding sodium-translocating pyrophosphatase, with amino-acid sequence MTLALWLIVVCGGLSVVYGVITTRTLLAADPGSARMQEISAAVREGASAYLKRQYTTIAIVGVVIFIAAWLLLGTYAAIGFLLGAVLSGAAGFIGMNVSVRANVRVAQAATTSLARGLDLAFKSGAVTGMLVAGLGLLGITVYFLLLTGIGYAPTSRTVIDALVALSFGASLISIFARLGGGIFTKGADVGGDMVGKVEAGIPEDDPRNPATIADNVGDNVGDCAGMAADLFETYVVTIVATMVLAAIILPEALKLAGMVLPLAIGGACVLTSIAGTFAVKLGASNNIMGALYKGIIATGVLSLIVLVPVLWMIFGDMNLLIEASDKVFTPWSLFWCGVTGLAITGLIIVITEYYTGTGRRPVNSIAEASVTGHGTNVIQGLAVSLESTALPALVIIAGIIVTYSLAGLFGIAVAVATMLALAGIVVALDAFGPVTDNAGGIAEMAGLPAEVRHNTDALDAVGNTTKAVTKGYAIGSAGLGALVLFAAYTQDLIYFSALPDAPAIFQGMGTLTFSLADPYVVVGLLFGGLLPFLFGGMSMTAVGRAAQSVVVEVRRQFKADPGIMAGTSKPDYARAVDMLTKAAIREMIVPSLLPVLSPIVVFFLINWIAGPAAGFSALGAMLMGVIVTGLFVAISMTAGGGAWDNAKKSFEDGFTDSHGVVHHKGSDAHKASVTGDTVGDPYKDTAGPAVNPMIKITNIVALLLLAVLAHWG; translated from the coding sequence ATGACTTTAGCTTTGTGGCTGATCGTCGTTTGTGGCGGTCTGAGTGTTGTTTATGGCGTGATCACCACGCGTACCCTGTTGGCCGCCGATCCCGGATCGGCGCGCATGCAGGAAATCTCGGCTGCCGTGCGTGAAGGCGCCTCGGCCTATCTCAAGCGTCAATACACCACCATCGCTATTGTCGGCGTGGTGATCTTCATCGCCGCCTGGCTGTTGCTGGGCACCTATGCCGCCATCGGCTTTTTGCTGGGCGCCGTGCTGTCCGGCGCTGCCGGCTTTATCGGCATGAATGTTTCGGTGCGCGCCAATGTGCGCGTCGCCCAGGCCGCCACCACTTCGCTCGCCCGCGGGCTCGATCTGGCCTTCAAATCGGGTGCCGTCACCGGCATGCTGGTCGCGGGGCTGGGGCTCCTCGGCATCACCGTCTACTTCCTGCTGCTGACCGGCATCGGCTATGCGCCCACCAGCCGCACCGTGATCGATGCCCTGGTGGCGCTGAGCTTTGGCGCTTCCCTGATCTCGATCTTTGCGCGCCTGGGCGGCGGCATCTTCACCAAGGGCGCCGATGTGGGCGGCGACATGGTGGGCAAGGTCGAGGCCGGCATCCCCGAGGATGATCCGCGCAACCCAGCCACCATCGCCGACAATGTGGGCGACAATGTCGGCGATTGCGCCGGCATGGCCGCCGATCTGTTTGAAACCTATGTGGTCACCATCGTCGCCACCATGGTGCTCGCCGCCATCATCCTGCCCGAAGCGCTCAAGCTTGCCGGCATGGTGCTGCCGCTCGCCATTGGCGGCGCCTGCGTTTTGACCTCGATCGCCGGCACGTTTGCGGTCAAGCTCGGGGCCAGCAACAACATCATGGGCGCCCTTTACAAGGGCATCATCGCCACCGGCGTGCTGTCCCTGATCGTGCTCGTGCCCGTGCTCTGGATGATCTTTGGCGACATGAACCTTCTGATCGAAGCCAGCGACAAGGTCTTTACCCCCTGGTCGCTGTTCTGGTGCGGGGTGACGGGCCTGGCCATCACCGGGCTCATCATCGTCATCACCGAATATTACACCGGCACCGGTCGGCGCCCGGTCAATTCCATCGCCGAAGCCTCCGTCACCGGCCACGGCACCAATGTGATCCAGGGCCTCGCGGTGTCGCTCGAATCCACCGCGCTGCCTGCGCTGGTGATCATTGCCGGCATCATCGTCACCTATTCGCTGGCGGGGCTCTTCGGCATTGCCGTCGCCGTCGCCACCATGCTGGCGCTGGCGGGCATTGTCGTCGCGCTCGACGCTTTCGGGCCTGTCACCGACAATGCCGGCGGTATCGCCGAAATGGCGGGCCTGCCCGCCGAAGTCAGGCACAACACCGACGCGCTCGACGCCGTTGGCAACACCACCAAGGCCGTCACCAAGGGCTATGCCATTGGCTCGGCGGGGCTAGGGGCGCTGGTGCTCTTTGCCGCCTATACGCAGGACCTGATCTACTTCTCGGCCCTGCCCGATGCCCCCGCGATCTTCCAGGGCATGGGCACGCTCACCTTCTCGCTCGCGGACCCCTATGTGGTGGTGGGCCTGCTCTTTGGTGGCCTGCTGCCGTTCCTCTTCGGTGGCATGTCGATGACGGCGGTGGGGCGCGCCGCCCAATCGGTCGTGGTGGAAGTGCGCCGCCAGTTCAAGGCCGATCCCGGCATCATGGCCGGCACTTCCAAGCCCGATTATGCCCGTGCCGTGGATATGCTGACCAAAGCCGCGATTCGCGAAATGATCGTGCCGTCGCTCCTGCCGGTGCTGTCGCCCATTGTGGTGTTCTTCCTGATCAACTGGATCGCCGGGCCCGCGGCCGGCTTTTCCGCCCTCGGTGCCATGCTGATGGGCGTGATCGTCACCGGGCTCTTTGTCGCTATTTCCATGACCGCCGGCGGCGGCGCCTGGGATAATGCCAAAAAGAGTTTTGAGGACGGCTTCACTGACTCCCACGGCGTGGTGCACCACAAGGGCAGCGACGCCCACAAGGCTTCCGTCACCGGCGACACCGTCGGCGATCCCTACAAGGATACGGCGGGCCCCGCCGTCAATCCGATGATCAAGATCACCAATATCGTCGCCCTGCTACTGCTCGCCGTCCTAGCGCACTGGGGCTAG
- a CDS encoding DUF167 family protein — translation MPTSFEPTLPWRIDAAGLTLLVRVLPNAGRTALDEIMVLGDGRAALKLRVAAIPDKNKANDAVIAVLAQAMGISRSALRITSGATARLKTLHIAGDGPVLAARLAAALPASRDKTSH, via the coding sequence ATCCCAACGTCGTTTGAGCCAACGCTCCCCTGGCGGATCGATGCCGCCGGGCTGACCCTGCTGGTGCGCGTGCTGCCCAATGCCGGGCGCACCGCCCTCGACGAGATCATGGTGCTGGGTGATGGGCGCGCGGCCCTCAAGCTGCGCGTTGCTGCCATCCCCGACAAGAACAAGGCCAATGACGCGGTAATTGCCGTCCTCGCCCAGGCGATGGGCATCTCGCGCTCGGCTCTGCGCATCACCTCGGGCGCCACCGCCCGCCTCAAGACCCTTCACATCGCCGGCGACGGCCCGGTTCTGGCCGCCCGGCTTGCCGCCGCTCTCCCAGCGAGCCGCGACAAAACATCGCATTAG
- a CDS encoding YggT family protein, with the protein MAAVLDVIMVVLQLYWWVVLIMIIMSWLISFNVINTRNEFVAAVWRMVNQLTEPVLRPIRNMLPNFSGLDISPIVLFLIIFFIQQVILRYGYPNVV; encoded by the coding sequence ATGGCCGCCGTCCTCGATGTCATCATGGTTGTCCTCCAGCTCTACTGGTGGGTCGTGCTGATCATGATCATCATGAGCTGGCTGATTTCCTTCAACGTCATCAACACCCGCAACGAGTTCGTCGCGGCGGTCTGGCGCATGGTCAATCAGCTGACCGAGCCGGTGCTGCGCCCGATCCGCAACATGCTGCCCAATTTCTCGGGCCTCGATATCAGCCCGATCGTGCTGTTCTTGATCATCTTCTTTATCCAGCAGGTGATCCTGCGCTACGGCTATCCCAACGTCGTTTGA
- a CDS encoding DUF3597 domain-containing protein: MGFFSDIKDKIFGKHEAQPTIVAQAAAQASPSAAPAAPAPSRQPAGAAASPAAVPSPVPTAPAAQGNAAAAPAATGASSGAQVDVAAILDAAVAKSGQTLDWRKSIVDLMKALGIDSSLAARKELAQELNYTGSTEDSAAMNIWLHKAVIQKLADNGGKVPAELL; this comes from the coding sequence ATGGGTTTTTTCAGCGACATCAAGGACAAGATCTTCGGCAAGCACGAGGCGCAGCCCACAATCGTCGCGCAGGCCGCCGCGCAGGCATCCCCAAGCGCTGCCCCGGCCGCACCAGCTCCAAGCCGCCAGCCGGCCGGGGCTGCCGCGTCGCCGGCCGCAGTTCCCTCGCCGGTGCCAACAGCACCAGCCGCCCAGGGCAATGCTGCAGCGGCCCCGGCGGCGACTGGCGCCAGCAGCGGGGCGCAGGTCGACGTGGCTGCGATCCTTGATGCCGCGGTGGCCAAGAGCGGCCAAACGCTGGACTGGCGCAAATCCATTGTCGATTTGATGAAAGCTCTAGGTATCGACAGCAGCCTCGCCGCCCGCAAGGAGCTGGCCCAGGAGCTCAACTACACCGGCAGCACCGAGGACAGCGCGGCCATGAACATCTGGCTGCACAAGGCGGTAATCCAGAAGCTCGCCGACAATGGCGGCAAGGTGCCCGCTGAACTACTCTAG
- a CDS encoding DedA family protein has translation MSEWIIGTITQWSYLGIFLLMVAENVFPPIPSELIMPFAGYVAASGELNGWGVLLAGVLGSLAGTSVWYFAARLLGLHRFTLLCNRLGRIATVSEDDIDKAVHWFDRHGIWAILVGRLIPAIRTLISVPAGLAVMPFGRFITVSAIGTVLWTGLLTASGYLLHEGYEAVEAWVDPVSTGVVVLAVVIYLYRFATWKPIKDIG, from the coding sequence ATGAGCGAGTGGATCATCGGCACCATTACCCAATGGAGCTATCTGGGGATCTTTCTCCTGATGGTGGCCGAGAACGTCTTTCCACCCATTCCCTCCGAGCTGATCATGCCCTTTGCCGGCTATGTGGCCGCCAGCGGCGAGCTTAATGGCTGGGGCGTGCTGCTCGCCGGCGTGCTGGGGTCGCTCGCGGGCACGTCGGTCTGGTATTTCGCGGCCCGCCTTTTGGGCCTGCATCGCTTCACCCTGCTTTGCAACCGCCTTGGGCGCATCGCCACGGTCAGCGAAGACGATATCGACAAGGCCGTGCACTGGTTCGACCGCCATGGCATCTGGGCGATACTGGTTGGGCGCTTGATCCCCGCCATCCGCACCCTCATTTCCGTGCCGGCCGGTCTTGCTGTCATGCCCTTTGGCCGCTTCATCACCGTTTCGGCGATCGGCACCGTGCTCTGGACGGGGCTCCTGACCGCCTCAGGCTATCTGCTCCACGAAGGCTATGAAGCCGTCGAGGCCTGGGTCGATCCGGTCTCCACCGGCGTCGTCGTCCTTGCGGTCGTGATCTATCTCTATCGCTTCGCCACCTGGAAGCCGATCAAGGATATCGGCTAG